Within Nocardioides rotundus, the genomic segment TCGCCGTCGAAGTCGCCGGCCGCGGTCAACAGGCGCACCGAGCCGAAGCCCTTGGCCAGCACTCGCCGGTCGGCGAACTTCCCGCCGCCGAGGCCGCGGAAGAGGTACAGCGTGCCGGTGTCGGCACTGCGGGCGACCAGGTCGCCCTTGCCGTCCCGGTCCCAGTCGCCGACGCGGAGCACGGTGTCGGCCCAGCCGAGCGTGAGGCCGGTGTCGATCGGCGCTCGGGTGTCGAAGCGTCCGCGGTTGGGCACCACGACCACGGAGGACCCGGACCGGCCGACCAGGTCGAGCTCCGGGGACCCGGTCACCTGGGCGGTGCTGAGCGAGCTCAGCCCGGCGGCCCGGCTCATCGGGCCCAGCGCCCGGCCGAAGGTGCCGTCGCCGCGGCCCGGCAGGACCGTGGTGGCGCCGGAGGCCTTCGAGCGCAGCACCAGGTCCGCGGTGCGGTCGCCGTTCCAGTCGCCGCCGCCGACCACGGTGTCGTAGCCGCCGTAGCTGCCGGGGATCCGGCGCGCGTTGTCGGCACCGAAGGTGCTGCCGGCGATCCCGGGCCGCAGGGTCAGGACGCCGCCCTCGCGGACCACGACGTCGGGCCGGCCGTCGCCGGTGACGTCGCCGACGCCGGAGATCAGGTCGTAGCCGCCCCATCCGGTCCCCTTGAGGACCGTCCGGAAGGTGCCGTCGCCGTCGCCCAGGAAGACCACCAGCCGGTTCCCGCCGGCTTGGCGCCCGACCAGATCGTTCCTGCCGTCCCCGTTGAGGTCGCCGACCGCGGTGATCTTCTCGTAGCCCTTGAAGACGCCGAGGGTGCGCACCGGGGCGCCGAAGCCGCCCTTGCCGTCACCGGAGCGGACCTGCACGGACCCGTCGCCCATCCGGAGCAGCACGTCGCCGGTCTTGTCGCCGGTGACGTCCGGGGTGGCGACGACCTCGCGGAGGTCGAGCCCGGTGAGCACCTTCTGCGGAGTGCCGAGCGAGAGCAGGCCGCCGGTCGGCAGCACGAACGCCCGGCCGTCGCTCTTGCGACGTACGACGATGTCGGGGAAGGCGGTCGAGGCCAGGTTCGACTCCAGCTGCCGGCCGGCCCAGGACCTCTGGGCGGCCTTGGCGTAGCGACGGATCGCTGGCAGCTGGGCGTAGAGGTAGCGCCCCGGGCAGGCGGTCGAGCCCGCGTCGCGGTGGCCGTTGATCGCCGGGAACGTGCGGTCGCCGATGCGCTGGGAGGTCGACGCGGCGTCCACGCCGTGCAGCGACAGCTTCCAGCCCATCAGCCGGCCGTAGGCCCGCAGCATCTCCTCGGAGGGCCGGGCGGTGTCGAAGTTGCCGATCGCCGACATGGCGAAGGCGTAGTCGTTGTAGCCGAGGGTGTGCGCCCCCACCACCGGACGGTCGACGCCCCCGGCGCGCCCCTCCCAGATCCGGCCGAAGCGGTCGACCAGGAAGTTGTAGCCGATGTCGCTCCAGCCGCGCGAGCGGGTGTGGTAGGCGTAGATGCCGCGGATGATCGAGGGCACCTGATCGCGGGTGTAGTCGTTGCTGTTCACCGTGTGATGGACGAACCCGCCCTGGATCTCGTAGTAGCTCGGCGACCCGTCGCGCAGGCTCTCGTCGGCCCCCCACTGTGCGCGGGAGAAGATCTGCGGCTTGGGGGTGAACTCGGTGGCGCGCAGCGCCAGGGCGCCGTCGCTGTCGGTGCCGGCGGCGCTCTCGTCGCCGTCGGCGGCGACGTCGGAGCCGGGGGCCTCGCCGGTGCCACCGGCCTGCGGCGTGGTCGCCGGGTCGTCCGCGCCGGTGTCGATCGCGGGCGGCTCCGTCGCGGTGGCCCCGTCCGTGCCGGGGTCCACCACGGCGAGGGACATGTCGTCGGGGATCCGGGCGCCGTCGGTGCTCACCCGCACCTGGACCTCGTCGACGTCGCCCACCACCACCGGATCGGTGCCCGGGCGGACGTCGTCACCGAGCTCCTGCTTCGCGGGCCCGTGCTCGTCCTGGTACTCGATGGGCTGCCAGACCGACCAGCGGCCGTCCTTGAGGGAGCGCACCTCGAAGGTCATGGCGCCGGCCGGGACGTCCACCCCGGAGCGCCAGGTGATGCCGACCGTGCCGTAGCCGGTCACCGGCTGCGGCTCGCTGACCAGCACGTCCCCGGTCGCCTCCTCCGAGGGCTCCGGGCCGGCGGTCGCCTCCGGCTCCGCGGGACGCGGCCCCAGGGAGTCGGGGGTCATGCCCTCACCAGAGGCGTCCGGCTCGGGTGCGGTC encodes:
- a CDS encoding FG-GAP-like repeat-containing protein, translated to MSPFRSRYVTACQQFLVLGTVLVALTPAASVVRLDLAQPSQPVPGAGAGVAPSPAETRDRAAAREDAQAPQESGPREATAAPAPDAAPARVPERNVAPQVTEVALTSAGGEARNSEPKETAPEPDASGEGMTPDSLGPRPAEPEATAGPEPSEEATGDVLVSEPQPVTGYGTVGITWRSGVDVPAGAMTFEVRSLKDGRWSVWQPIEYQDEHGPAKQELGDDVRPGTDPVVVGDVDEVQVRVSTDGARIPDDMSLAVVDPGTDGATATEPPAIDTGADDPATTPQAGGTGEAPGSDVAADGDESAAGTDSDGALALRATEFTPKPQIFSRAQWGADESLRDGSPSYYEIQGGFVHHTVNSNDYTRDQVPSIIRGIYAYHTRSRGWSDIGYNFLVDRFGRIWEGRAGGVDRPVVGAHTLGYNDYAFAMSAIGNFDTARPSEEMLRAYGRLMGWKLSLHGVDAASTSQRIGDRTFPAINGHRDAGSTACPGRYLYAQLPAIRRYAKAAQRSWAGRQLESNLASTAFPDIVVRRKSDGRAFVLPTGGLLSLGTPQKVLTGLDLREVVATPDVTGDKTGDVLLRMGDGSVQVRSGDGKGGFGAPVRTLGVFKGYEKITAVGDLNGDGRNDLVGRQAGGNRLVVFLGDGDGTFRTVLKGTGWGGYDLISGVGDVTGDGRPDVVVREGGVLTLRPGIAGSTFGADNARRIPGSYGGYDTVVGGGDWNGDRTADLVLRSKASGATTVLPGRGDGTFGRALGPMSRAAGLSSLSTAQVTGSPELDLVGRSGSSVVVVPNRGRFDTRAPIDTGLTLGWADTVLRVGDWDRDGKGDLVARSADTGTLYLFRGLGGGKFADRRVLAKGFGSVRLLTAAGDFDGDGWPDLLGQPTGGAMRLYSGGGLSGIESSVVARSARTASSQIGIGRWDSDGAPDTLLRKGDRLVWMRGNGPGGLTGGETDLGIDLSRYDWVLGVSDMTGSAHPDVIVRERATGYLWMLPGTQGGFGPRRFLAEGMGAYSSAG